The sequence GAAAGCAACTTCCGGCTCAATCATCCAGAACTCGGCAAGGTGTCTTGTTGTATTTGAATTCTCTGCACGGAAAGTAGGTCCGAAAGTATAAATTCTTCCTAATCCCATTGCTGCTGTTTCCCCTTCAAGCTGTCCTGAAACTGTAAGGTTTGTTTTTTTTCCGAAGAAATCCTGTGCGAAATCAATATCTCCCTCTTCAGTTCTTGGCATATTGTTCAGGTCGAAGTTGGTAACTCCGAACATTTCTCCCGCTCCTTCAGCATCGGCTCCTGTAATAACCGGAGTATTGATATAGAAAAACTGGTTTTGGTTGAAGAATGAGTGAACAGCAAAACTTACTGCATGGCGCACTCTGAAAACAGCTCCAAACAAGTTGGTTCTGAATCTTAAATGTGCCTGCTCACGTAGCTTTTCTAAACTATGCTTTTTAGGCTGAAGAATTGTACTTTGAAGTTCTTCTGTAAAGTTATCTCCTAACACAATAATCTTTTTAGCAACAATTTCAACAGATTGTCCTGCTCCCTGGCTTTCCACTACTTCACCTACTACTTTAAGAGAAGAAGCTGTGCTAATATTCTTGATGATCTCTTCATCAAAATTTTCGAAATCAACAACTATCTGCAAATTATTAATCGTAGAACCATCATTAAGTGCAATAAAGCGATTAGCACGGAATGATCTTACCCATCCGTAAACTGTAATGTCATGATGTAATACTTTCTTGTAATCCTTTAGGATTTCTTTGATCGTTTGCTTTTTCATTTGTTGATAATAAATTTTTGTCTAAAAATTAATGGTTGCAAAGTTACAAAAAAACGGCGCAACTTGATGATTGCGCCGTCTTTAAAAATCATTTATCAATTATTTAATGCTTCAGTTGAAGAAAATGCTCTTTTTTCTTTCCTTTCCTTTCCTGATTTTCAGGGCATGATAACAACTGGGAACATCATATTGCCACTGGGGAAGGAACATAATAATCAGAATAACATCTATATGAGAAATCAATCCTAAGATTACTGCCAGATCAAAGGTCCAGCCTGCTTTCTGAAAGGCTATCAGATAGGTAAAGGCTAACAAAAGGCTTAATCCCCACATTTTAGCCAAAATAGCATGAGTACAAGTTTCCTTTCCAAATTTCCAGATACTTATAATATAACACAATGCTTCCATAATAAAAATCAAAAGAATACTTTTCCATTCATTAATAATCAGATCCGGGTTTAGGAAATAAGAAGCAAATCCCAATGAAAGCCAGAAAACAAGATCGGTCTGACTGTCCATTCGTCTTAATTTTTCTGAAGAAATACCGGTTTTACGGGCAATAATTCCATCAAAAATATCAGTAAACAATCCAAAATACATTAGAATCAGAATAGGTTGACGAGCGGATTCTCCTACATAATATCCCAGATACAGAATCACAAAGGCTGTCATAAAACGGGACAAGATCAATAGATAAGGTATATTTTTCATGACGATTATTTTTAAAAATTAATAAAGGGCAAACTTCTCCTATCATTTTTGTTCCATATTCCAATCTGCAGCCCTTTCATTTTTTTAGATTTGTTAATAATACCTATTTGAACTCCTTTCATTTCATTTGAATAATTATGAATTCCTATCTGCAGTCCTTGCATTTTCTCCGAAGTATTAAAAGCTGATACACTTAAACCCCTCATGGTGGCCAGATCATTTCCCATTACAGAAATTAAAACTCCATTCCCTTGGTCTAAAGAATTTGCCCATCCAGCTACTGAAATTCCGCTTACTTTTTTCCCATAATTATAAAGAGAAACGGATGTTCCGTGATGAATTACTTTTTTCCCATATCCCGCAGTAGAAACTGTAAGTCCGTTTACAATGAGAAGAGTCCCATCATCTCTTTGTTTAGCTGGATCAGTAAACATCCACATTAGAATTCCTAACGGGTTAGGTTCTAGATTTAAACCATTGATTTTCTGAGTTTGTCCTGCGTGGTTTTCGAATAAGCTTCCTCCCAACCCTATAGCTATCCCATTTACTTCTTTTATTTTTGCGCTCAAAGGGGTCAGGGAAATTATTTTACTTTTTACTGCTGTCAGTGAGTCCTGTGCATATATTGCTTTTTGTAATAAAAAGAAGCAGATCACTAAAATTTTTGTTTTCATAAGTTTTTATTTTCTTGTTTCTTAAAATTCCAGTTAATAAAGGGTAACTTTCGTTTTCCATTTTCATTCCACGCCCCAATCTGGAGCCCACGGAAATCTTTGCAGCTGTTATAAAGACCGATCTGAAGACCGCGGCATTTCTGTCCCACATTAGCCAATGGTGCCACAGAAACTCCTTTTATTTCATGATGAAAATTAAGAATGGGAGAAACAGCTATTCCATTTGTTACGGCATAAGTATTGATATTACTTGAAATATTAATCTCCAAACCATTGGTTACTGTAGGTTCCATATTGATCAATGACAACTGAACTCCATTAATTTTATTCATTTTATTTTCTGGAATAACACCATAATCATTGTTCAGACTCCATCGGTCTGCGCTGGGTAAATACACAACGAGTAATGCAGGAAAAAATAACCCTAATGGATTAAAACCCATTCCCAATCCATTTACTTTTTTAGGAGTAAATCCATCTTCCTGATCAAAGTATTTAAGCAAAACTCCATTGATATTTCTGGTATTTTTCGAAGGTGAAAATCCAATAACTTTATGTTTTAAAGAATCTACTCTTATTGTGTCTGAAGCATAGCACAGACTGTTGAATAAAAGCATTGTTATTAAAAAAAATTGTGCTTTCATAGCTTATGATTTTAAAATTATATTTCAAAATTATCAGCCGAAAGCCCAGGAATGAATGTGAAAAAAAATTAAAAAATTCATCCTATTTGTGAAAATCGCAAAACATAAGGATAAGATGTTATCAAAAAGGCTTTTTACTCTCAAAAAATATTACATTTGTGAAAATCACAAGCCATGCATCAGGAAGCTTTATTAAAGGAAATCCGAAGAAAGATAGGTGACACATCGTTGAATGATGAGATTGCTAATATTCTTAATATCAGCTATGATGCTGCCCATCGGCGGACTTCACTGAAGGCCAAATTCAGTTTTGAGGAAGCCCTTGAACTCGCCAAGTATTACCAGATATCATTAGATCAGTTCCTAGGAACAGATAATCAATTGGTGGTTCAGAGAACACAGCCGGTAAGGACTACTGATGATCTTTTAAATTATTTTGAAAATTCTCTTAAGATTCTGAATGTTTTTCAAGATGTCACCAACTCAAAGGTTTATTATTCCGCCAAGGATATTCCGTTCTTCTACACAATTTCAGATTCTGTTTTATCTCGTTTTAAGTTTTATGTATGGATGAACTTATTGAATCAGGATAAGTTTTTAAGTCCTTTTCAGGATTTTAATATGCAATATCATTCCGTAAAAAATGAAATGCTAAGAGATTTATATGATAAACAGAATGTAACGGAGATCTGGAATGACACAACAATAATGAGTGCATTAAGGCAAATCAAATTTTATTCTGAAATGAAGTTACTGAATAACAATGATATTGAATTGATTCTTGAAGATCTTAAAAACCTGTTGATGAAACTGGAAAATAAAACGCTGGAAAAATCTAATTTTCAGATTTACATCAATGATCTGGTGATTTTAAACAACAGTATTTTATTTAAAAACGAACAGCAATGTTCCTTTTTTATTCCGTTCAGTATGTTCGGATATATGATGACGAATGATGCAATAACCTGTGAAGATTCATTGAGCTATTTCGAACATCAGATCAAGAATTCAAGATCACTGAATGAATCCGGAAACCGGGAAAGGAAAATGTTCTTTAATACAATGTACGAACAGATTGATCAATTAAAACAAAATATATCATGAACACTCTTCGTAGCGGAGAATATTTCGGAGAAACCAATCAAATAGTCAATCTAGAAGGATTCACTATCACAGATACGGAATATACCCATTCTTATGTAGACTGGCATTATCACGAAAATGCTTACTTTACTTTTCTCCTGCAGGGTAATATGACAGAAGGAAACAAAAAAGAAACTTACGGATGCTCAGCCGGAACACTATTGTATCATCATTGGGAAGATCCGCATTATAATATTAAACCGGATGTTTTTACCAGAGGCTTCCACATAGAATTCACTCAAAATTGGTTTGAACAGTTTGATGTTCAAAAAAACAAAGTTGAAGGCAGTTTCAATATAAAAAATCCAGCGTTCAAATTATTGATATATCAGGTTTTTAAAGAAATAAAAACCAATGATACATCTCTCGAAATCGCAGTCAATCAGCTATTACTGAATCTTTTCAGCCAATTAACCCATGAGAAGGAAATCAAAGAAGCAAAACCACTTTGGGTGGGCCAAATTAATGAAATCTTACATGAAAACGCTGCTGAGACCCTGAGCCTCACCGAACTTTCTAAAACATTGAATATCCACCCTATCCATTTAAGCAGAGATTTTCATAAATATTTCCATTGCAATCTGGGAGAATACCTCCGAAAATTAAAGATTAATAAATCAATGGAACTTCTCAATTCGTCTTTTTCATTAACGGATATTGCTATGGAGTGCGGTTTTTCAGATCAAAGTCATTTTATCCGGTGTTTCAAAGAAAATATAGGAATTACTCCCTTGAAATACAGGAATCTCCTGAAAGTTCATTAAAATCTTTTCGAATACAATCGCCATTCACGATTTGGATACATCATTCCCCGATTTGGCTACATTTTCCCTCCTGTAAGTTTTCATCTTTGTACCATCATTTAAACAAAAAAATATTTAAAAATGGAAACAAGAAAAGTATGGTTCGTGACAGGAGCTTCAAAAGGCTTAGGATTCGAGCTGGTAAAAAAATTATTATCCGAAGGATTTCAGGTTGCCGCTACTAGCCGTACCGTTGAATCCCTTATTTCTACCATTGGAGAAACATCAGAACATTTCCTCCCGCTAAGTGTCAACATCACAGATAACGACGATATAAAATCCGCCATTGACCAAACCGTGGAACACTTCGGCCGAATTGATGTGGTTGTTAACAATGCCGGCTACGGACAAATCGGGACGCTGGAAGAACTTACCGATGAAGAAGCAAGAAAAAATTATGCTGTGAATGTTTTCGGAACCTTAAATGTGATTAGAAATGCCATGCCCTATCTTCGTGAGCAAAGATCAGGAAATATCTTTAATATCTCCTCTGTTGGTGGATATTCTGCCAATTTTCCAGGTTGGGGAATTTACTGCTCAACAAAATTTGCTGTTGCCGGATTTACAGAAGCATTGGCTGAAGAAGTAAAAGATTTTGGAATTCATGCTACGGTTGTCTATCCAGGATATTTCCGTACGGATTTCTTAAACAAAGATTCTGTAAGAACTCCATCAAATCCTATTCAGGCTTATGAAGCCGCAAGGAGTTCTGAGCAGGCTCACCTTAATGAAATTAATGGTAATCAGCCTAATGATCCAGTGAAAGCAGCAGATGTTCTGATCCAGATCAGTAAAGAGAAAAATCCTCCTGTTCATTTATTATTAGGGGTAGGAACAATGGAGTTGCTAAATAATAAAATTGATATCTTAAAGAAAGATGCTGAAAAATGGGAAAACCTGACCGTTTCAACCGCAATTTAATATTATCATGATATCCTTCAGCTCCGATCAGAATTTCGGAGCTGAAGGCATTCTGAAACAATCCATTATACTTTTTATAAAAATATTTAACTTAGCTATTATGAAACAGCCTGTTCGTTTTAATACTATTGCAGATTTTCACTCTTTCTGCAATCTTCCAAGCCCTGAACATCCCCTTATTAGTTTAATAGACTACAGTAAAGTTCATTATATTGTGGAGGATGAAGAATTGAAATGGATTCAGAATTTTTATTCTATCGGGCTGAAGAAAAATGTCAATCCAAAATTCAATTATGGGCAGCAGCAGTACGATTTTGATTCTGGAGTATTGTGCTTTGTATCGCCTCAGCAGTTTTTAAGTCTGGAAATAAGAAAGGATATCCAGGTAAACCCTACTGGATTCTTATTGCTGATTCACCCTGATTTTCTTTGGAATACGTCATTAACCAAAAAAATAAAATCTTACGATTTTTTTAGTTACCAGGTGAAAGAAGCCCTTTTTCTTTCAGATAAAGAAGAGAAGATTATTGTTGAAGTTCTTAAAAATATTGAGCGTGAATATCAGTCAAATATTGATAAATTTACCCAGGAACTTATTATTGCACAGATTGAATTATTATTAATTTATTCTGACCGTTTTTATGAGCGTCAGTTTTTTACCAGAAAAAAATCAAGTCATGAATTGCTTCATAAATTTGAAGAAATTCTCTCGGTATATTTTGAAAACGGAAACCTCATAGAAAATGGAATTCCCTCTGTGAAATGTATAGCTGAACAGATGAATATTTCACCCAATTACCTTGGAACACTACTTCGTCTTCATACTCAGCAAAACACACAACAGCATATTCAGAATAAATTAATTGATTCTGCGAAAGAACGTTTAAGCACTACAAGTTTATCCGTGAGTGAAATTGCTTATGAACTCGGTTTTGAACACCCGCAGTCTTTCAGTAAACTTTTTAAACAAAAAACGAATCAGTCACCGGGAGAGTTTAGAAAGCTGTTCAATTAGAATACATGATGACAAAATAGCAATGTTAATCTCATTCTATTTTACTGTAAAGAAGTTTACTATTTTTGTTCAAATACTTCTTGCCATGAGAACAGTTCTATTATTGATTTTTATTTTTACCTTCTACCTTTACCAGGGGCAAAGCAAAAATATAATTAATCCTGAAAAAA is a genomic window of Chryseobacterium nakagawai containing:
- the asnS gene encoding asparagine--tRNA ligase, which produces MKKQTIKEILKDYKKVLHHDITVYGWVRSFRANRFIALNDGSTINNLQIVVDFENFDEEIIKNISTASSLKVVGEVVESQGAGQSVEIVAKKIIVLGDNFTEELQSTILQPKKHSLEKLREQAHLRFRTNLFGAVFRVRHAVSFAVHSFFNQNQFFYINTPVITGADAEGAGEMFGVTNFDLNNMPRTEEGDIDFAQDFFGKKTNLTVSGQLEGETAAMGLGRIYTFGPTFRAENSNTTRHLAEFWMIEPEVAFNNLEDNIDLAEDFLKYVIQYVLDHCKDDLEFLDNRFAEEQKTKPEKERAKEGLIEKLENVIAKRFKRVSYTEAIEILMNSKENKKGKFTYPVESWGTDLQSEHERFLVEKHFECPVVLFDYPKEIKAFYMKLNEDNKTVAAMDVLFPGIGEIIGGSEREARLDVLKQKMADMHVDEHELWWYLDTRKFGSVPHAGFGLGLERLVLFVTGMTNIRDVIPFPRTPKSAEF
- a CDS encoding CDP-alcohol phosphatidyltransferase family protein, which gives rise to MKNIPYLLILSRFMTAFVILYLGYYVGESARQPILILMYFGLFTDIFDGIIARKTGISSEKLRRMDSQTDLVFWLSLGFASYFLNPDLIINEWKSILLIFIMEALCYIISIWKFGKETCTHAILAKMWGLSLLLAFTYLIAFQKAGWTFDLAVILGLISHIDVILIIMFLPQWQYDVPSCYHALKIRKGKERKKSIFFN
- a CDS encoding LA_2272 family surface repeat-containing protein: MKTKILVICFFLLQKAIYAQDSLTAVKSKIISLTPLSAKIKEVNGIAIGLGGSLFENHAGQTQKINGLNLEPNPLGILMWMFTDPAKQRDDGTLLIVNGLTVSTAGYGKKVIHHGTSVSLYNYGKKVSGISVAGWANSLDQGNGVLISVMGNDLATMRGLSVSAFNTSEKMQGLQIGIHNYSNEMKGVQIGIINKSKKMKGLQIGIWNKNDRRSLPFINF
- a CDS encoding LA_2272 family surface repeat-containing protein; this translates as MKAQFFLITMLLFNSLCYASDTIRVDSLKHKVIGFSPSKNTRNINGVLLKYFDQEDGFTPKKVNGLGMGFNPLGLFFPALLVVYLPSADRWSLNNDYGVIPENKMNKINGVQLSLINMEPTVTNGLEINISSNINTYAVTNGIAVSPILNFHHEIKGVSVAPLANVGQKCRGLQIGLYNSCKDFRGLQIGAWNENGKRKLPFINWNFKKQENKNL
- a CDS encoding helix-turn-helix domain-containing protein produces the protein MHQEALLKEIRRKIGDTSLNDEIANILNISYDAAHRRTSLKAKFSFEEALELAKYYQISLDQFLGTDNQLVVQRTQPVRTTDDLLNYFENSLKILNVFQDVTNSKVYYSAKDIPFFYTISDSVLSRFKFYVWMNLLNQDKFLSPFQDFNMQYHSVKNEMLRDLYDKQNVTEIWNDTTIMSALRQIKFYSEMKLLNNNDIELILEDLKNLLMKLENKTLEKSNFQIYINDLVILNNSILFKNEQQCSFFIPFSMFGYMMTNDAITCEDSLSYFEHQIKNSRSLNESGNRERKMFFNTMYEQIDQLKQNIS
- a CDS encoding AraC family transcriptional regulator, producing the protein MNTLRSGEYFGETNQIVNLEGFTITDTEYTHSYVDWHYHENAYFTFLLQGNMTEGNKKETYGCSAGTLLYHHWEDPHYNIKPDVFTRGFHIEFTQNWFEQFDVQKNKVEGSFNIKNPAFKLLIYQVFKEIKTNDTSLEIAVNQLLLNLFSQLTHEKEIKEAKPLWVGQINEILHENAAETLSLTELSKTLNIHPIHLSRDFHKYFHCNLGEYLRKLKINKSMELLNSSFSLTDIAMECGFSDQSHFIRCFKENIGITPLKYRNLLKVH
- a CDS encoding SDR family NAD(P)-dependent oxidoreductase translates to METRKVWFVTGASKGLGFELVKKLLSEGFQVAATSRTVESLISTIGETSEHFLPLSVNITDNDDIKSAIDQTVEHFGRIDVVVNNAGYGQIGTLEELTDEEARKNYAVNVFGTLNVIRNAMPYLREQRSGNIFNISSVGGYSANFPGWGIYCSTKFAVAGFTEALAEEVKDFGIHATVVYPGYFRTDFLNKDSVRTPSNPIQAYEAARSSEQAHLNEINGNQPNDPVKAADVLIQISKEKNPPVHLLLGVGTMELLNNKIDILKKDAEKWENLTVSTAI
- a CDS encoding helix-turn-helix domain-containing protein; this translates as MKQPVRFNTIADFHSFCNLPSPEHPLISLIDYSKVHYIVEDEELKWIQNFYSIGLKKNVNPKFNYGQQQYDFDSGVLCFVSPQQFLSLEIRKDIQVNPTGFLLLIHPDFLWNTSLTKKIKSYDFFSYQVKEALFLSDKEEKIIVEVLKNIEREYQSNIDKFTQELIIAQIELLLIYSDRFYERQFFTRKKSSHELLHKFEEILSVYFENGNLIENGIPSVKCIAEQMNISPNYLGTLLRLHTQQNTQQHIQNKLIDSAKERLSTTSLSVSEIAYELGFEHPQSFSKLFKQKTNQSPGEFRKLFN